GAAGTCGCGCGGGTCGTGGCCGCAGGCGACGGAGATCTCCTTGATCGCGCTCGTCATCTTGACGGTGGCGATGGTGAGGATGCCGTGCGCCAGCTCCAGGTCGTCGAGGCCGAACTCGCCGGCCAGCCGGCTCATCGCCGCGCGGGCGGCGGCGACGTCGAGGCGTACCTCGCCGCCGAGGCTCTCCTGCGGGTCGAGGTGACCGACGACCAGGTGCGCGTCGGTGGTCGTCGGCTCGGTGCCGCCCCGGCCGTACGCGGCCGGGCCGGGGGTCGAGCCGGCGCTGCGCGGCCCGATCCGCAGTTCCCCGCCGAGGTCGCGCCAGGCGATCGAGCCGCCGCCGGCGCCGATCGTGTTGATCTCGACCTGGAAGGTGCGGTTCGGGTAGCCGGCGATCTTCCCGTCGTTGGTCATCAACGGGGCGCCGTTCTTGATCAGGCAGACGTCGGTGCTGGTGCCGCCGATGTCGCAGGTGATCACGTTCGGGTAGCCGGCCAGCCCGGCGACGTGGACGCTGGCGGCGACCCCGCCGGCCGGGCCGGACAGCGCCAGGTTGATCGGCAGCCGGCCGGCCTCGTCGGTGGAGACGACCCCGCCGCTGCTGGTCATGATCGACAGCGGCTGGGCGTAGCCGCCGTCCGCGAGCGCGGTGCCGAGCCCGCGCAGGTAGTCGGCGACCGTCGACCGGACGCTCGCGTTGAGCACGGTGGTCGCGAACCGCTCGTACTCGCCCTGCTCCGGCACCACGTCCGAGGAGATCGTGCAGACCAGGCCGGGGTGACGCTCGGCGAGCCGGGCGGCGGCGGCCCGTTCGTGCGCCGGGTTGCGGTAGGAGTGCAGCAGGCAGACGGCGACCGCCGTCGGGCCGGCGGCGGCCACCCGGTCCAGCACGGCGTCGAGGTCGGCGGGGTCGACCGGGCGGACGACGCTGCCGTCGGCGCCGATACGCTCCCGCAGCACGTGCCGCAGCCGGCGCGGGGCCAACGGCGGGCGCGCCGCCTCCTTGACGCTGTAGAGCTGCGGC
The genomic region above belongs to Micromonospora sp. WMMD1128 and contains:
- a CDS encoding hydantoinase/oxoprolinase family protein, whose protein sequence is MLCIGVDIGGTFTDVIVYEPATARLAEAKTLSTPDDPAAAIFEGLAKLGVRLDEVDRFVHGTTRVTNALLEGSGEPVSVVATEGFRDVLEMGLGHRPQLYSVKEAARPPLAPRRLRHVLRERIGADGSVVRPVDPADLDAVLDRVAAAGPTAVAVCLLHSYRNPAHERAAAARLAERHPGLVCTISSDVVPEQGEYERFATTVLNASVRSTVADYLRGLGTALADGGYAQPLSIMTSSGGVVSTDEAGRLPINLALSGPAGGVAASVHVAGLAGYPNVITCDIGGTSTDVCLIKNGAPLMTNDGKIAGYPNRTFQVEINTIGAGGGSIAWRDLGGELRIGPRSAGSTPGPAAYGRGGTEPTTTDAHLVVGHLDPQESLGGEVRLDVAAARAAMSRLAGEFGLDDLELAHGILTIATVKMTSAIKEISVACGHDPRDFVLMPFGGAGPMHATALADELGIRRVLVPPVPGNFSALGFVTAQARHDYVRTVLVPADETGLAAVRDAVAELRDTARAQLKAEDGVEPDEVTFGLSVGMRFRGQSFDLAVPVPDVPATAEELVEAFHAAYAERYAYARSGHPAEIVNCRLTAFGPRPAVRFAPPAGASSEPGRTRIYGADGWVDATVRRRVELAPGCAVPGPAVVRENGSTTVVGAGWTATVDDHGNLLLVKE